Genomic window (Rossellomorea aquimaris):
AAAGATTTTAACGTATCCGGGTCATTCATCGCCCCATCCAATAGTGTCTCAGAGAAACCTTTAATGGATGTGATCGGTGTCTTCAACTCATGAGAGACATTCGCTACGAAATCTTTTCTCATTTGCTCGAGCTTTTTGAGTTCCGTGATGTCATGGAATACCACGACAATCCCTTTCCACTCATCGTTATGACCGATGATGGGAGCCCCATATACTTCATAATGCTTTCTTTCAATTTTATGAGGAAGAAGGATTTGCTTTCTTAACCGTTCTTCAGTCATGAAGATCTCTTCCACAAGCTTATTCACTTCCTGATAGTGAATGACTTCATGGTATCTTACTTTTTTCAGCTGACTTTCTTCCAGATTAAAGAAGTCCCTGAACGTCCGGTTCGTCAATACAACAAAACCTCGATGATCAATTAAAAGAAGGGCACTCCCCATGTTTTCAATAAGCGTCGTTAAGCGGTCCTGCTGCATTTCCTGGGAATTCACCATTTCCTGCAGATTACGGGCGAGAATGTTAATGGAGGTACTTAACATAGTCGTTTCATCAAGGCGGTCTTCGTATGTCCTCGCCCGATAATTTCCTTTGGCGAGTTCCATTGCCACATTCGTTGCTGATTCAATGGGCTTTGTATACCTCACCGTAATTCTCGATCCCAAAATGATAATGAGAATTAACGCAAGCCCTAAAGAAATGGAAAGCACAAACCAAATTTGCTGTATTCCTTTCTCAAAGGCTTCTACCTCGGTGCTCATGATTAACAGTCCATTTAACTGGTTATTCCCGCCCTTAAGGGGATACCAGTAGTACCTGTACTCCACACCTGCTGTCACAAGTTTTCTATGCTTTTGCTTTACATCCCAATTCTCCTGGATTTCATTTATGATCCTCTTTTGCTGAGGACCAACGAGTGATTCCGAGGTTTCCGTATCATGTACGATACTTCCTGACTTATCAAGAATCGTAATCCTGACATCCAATATGTCACTCAATTCTTTGATCATGCCCGGATTGATTTCTTTCGGTGTCCCGTTTTCTTCAATGGAATTAGCCAGTAACCTTGCCTCTTTTTGAATCCGGGAATTAAATGTATCGAGATAGAAATTCTTGAAAATCTGACCTAAAAGCAAACCAAGTCCTATTAATACAGCAATGATCAAGGTGATTAGAGCAAAAAGAAGTTTTGTTCTAAACTTGGTCATCGATTTTTAGGCTCCTCCAATTTATATCCAAGCCCTCGGATGGTTTTTATATAAGTCGGTTTTTTCGTGTTGGATTCTATTTTTTCCCGTAAATGACTGATATGAACATCCACTATTCTGGTGTCCCCGGCAAAATCATAATTCCATACCGCACTTAACAGCTGGTCTCTCGTTAAAACCCTGCCTTTATTGTCTGTTAGATATAAAAGAAGTTCGAATTCCTTAGGTGTTAATTCCATTAGTTCACCTTGGAAATAAGCTTCATACTGTTCCGGATAAACCTTTAATTCTCCCACTTCCTTGTAATCTTTCGGTTCAGTGGAAGATGGTTCCGCCGCTTCCTGTATGGCTTGACTGCGTCTTAGAATAGCCTTG
Coding sequences:
- a CDS encoding ATP-binding protein — encoded protein: MTKFRTKLLFALITLIIAVLIGLGLLLGQIFKNFYLDTFNSRIQKEARLLANSIEENGTPKEINPGMIKELSDILDVRITILDKSGSIVHDTETSESLVGPQQKRIINEIQENWDVKQKHRKLVTAGVEYRYYWYPLKGGNNQLNGLLIMSTEVEAFEKGIQQIWFVLSISLGLALILIIILGSRITVRYTKPIESATNVAMELAKGNYRARTYEDRLDETTMLSTSINILARNLQEMVNSQEMQQDRLTTLIENMGSALLLIDHRGFVVLTNRTFRDFFNLEESQLKKVRYHEVIHYQEVNKLVEEIFMTEERLRKQILLPHKIERKHYEVYGAPIIGHNDEWKGIVVVFHDITELKKLEQMRKDFVANVSHELKTPITSIKGFSETLLDGAMNDPDTLKSFLDIILMESDRLQSLIQDLLELSKIEKQGFELSLQEVEIAGLIEDVIPILKEKAKSKDISLKTSFESRGLADVDSYRLKQVFINLVSNAIVYTPKGGDVLISVTEDKEMVHVSVKDNGMGISKEELPRIFERFYRVDKARSRNSGGTGLGLAIVKHIIEAHEGKIEVDSEVNEGTTFTVSLYKQSSSYSLGEGTSKS
- a CDS encoding response regulator transcription factor, which gives rise to MSKKILVVDDEQSIATLLKYNLEQSGYSVTTAHDGEEGRDKAIEQSPDLIILDLMLPSMDGIEVCKELRQRKINIPILMLTAKDDEFDKVLGLELGADDYMTKPFSPREVVARVKAILRRSQAIQEAAEPSSTEPKDYKEVGELKVYPEQYEAYFQGELMELTPKEFELLLYLTDNKGRVLTRDQLLSAVWNYDFAGDTRIVDVHISHLREKIESNTKKPTYIKTIRGLGYKLEEPKNR